The following are encoded together in the Vanrija pseudolonga chromosome 7, complete sequence genome:
- the LAC12_15 gene encoding Lactose permease, with protein MGAGPAVSGPQGDTSALAAVLGGRDTRFYKGHYKKLTACIVLLLITSMTNGYDGSMMNGLQYVDMALDTWKTYFDNPENKPTLFGVFNAIQNIGGLVGLPFAPYVSDYFGRRFCIFLGCVIMLGATALQSAATNTGMFIAARGLIGFGLSFASVAAPVLITEIAFPTHRGPATSLYNSMWYLGSIVAAWTTYGTFRMNNNWGWRIPSILQGLPSIFQVFLIWFVPESPRWLVDHGKEDRARDVIAKYHCDNNYDDPLLDFEMNEIKERIREDRENKSSSGWKAMFTDKGNLRRLRIIIALAFFCQWAGNGLVSYYLTLILKGIGITSAGHQTLINGILQIYNWVLALLGASFVDRVGRRFLFLTSTAGMCVSFICWTICSATYAKSSTQFAPECIAENPNNFSSNCVALNGNKAAGNAVIAFIFLFYGFYDIAMTPLVVSYTVEITPYRFRSKALMLFQFAVSASLTFNQYVNPIALDAIHWKYYIVFCVFLAFQVFYCYLFVIETRGPNGPLPLEEIAALFEGPGRYGFQKNPYENNAIDSESFHEHGSEKKRDHVEDSS; from the exons ATGGGCGCCGGTCCAGCCGTCAGCGGCCCACAGGGCGACAcgagcgcgctcgctgccgtcctcggtGGACGCGACACCCGCTTCTACAAGGGTCACTACAAGAAGCTCACTGCTTGCATT gtcctcctcctcatcacgTCCATGACCAACGGTTACGACGGTTCGATGATGAACGGTCTCCAGTACGTAGATAT GGCCCTCGACACCTGGAAGACGTACTTTGACAACCCCGAGAACAAGCCTACTCTGTTCGGCGT TTTCAACGCTATCCAGAACATTGGTGGTCTGGTCGGTCTCCCCTTCGCTCCCTACGTCTCCGACTACTTTGGCCGTCGTTTCTGCATCTTCCTCGGCTGTGTTATCATGCTCGGCGCCACTGCCCTCCAGTCGGCCGCGACCAACACTGGCATGTTCATTGCCGCCCGTGGTCTTATCGGTTTCGGTCTCTCGTTCGCCTCGGTTGCCGCCCCCGTGCTGATCACCGAGATCGCCTTCCCCACCCACCGTGGCCCGGCCACCTCGCTCTACAACTCGATGTGGTACCTCGGCTCCATTGTCGCCGCCTGGACCACGTACGGCACCTTCCGCATGAACAACAACTGGGGCTGGCGCATTCCCTCTATCCTCCAGGGCTTGCCTTCCATCTTCCAGGTCTTCCTCATCTGGTTTGTCCCCGAGTCGCCCCGCTGGCTGGTCGACCACGGCAAGGAGGACAGGGCTCGCGACGTGATTGCCAAGTACCACTGCGACAACAACTACGACGACCCGCTCCTCGACTTTGAGATGaacgagatcaaggagcgTATCCGCGAGGACCGCGAGaacaagtcgtcgtcgggatGGAAGGCCATGTTCACCGACAAGGGCAACCTCCGTCGTCTCCGCATCATCATTGCCCTCGCCTTCTTCTGCCAGTGGGCCGGTAACGGTCTTGTCTCGTACTACCTCACCCTCATTCTCAAGGGTATCGGAATCACCTCGGCCGGCCACCAGACGCTTATCAACGGTATCCTTCAGATCTACAACTGGGTCCTTGCTCTCCTTGGTGCCTCGTTTGTCGaccgcgtcggccgtcgctTCCTCTTCCTTACCTCGACCGCTGGCATGTGTGTCAGCTTCATCTGCTGGACGATCTGCTCGGCCACGTACGCCAAGTCGTCGACCCAGTTCGCCCCAGAGTGTATCGCCGAGAACCCCAACAACTTCTCCAGCAACTGTGTCGCACTCAACGGCAACAAGGCTGCCGGTAACGCCGTCATTGCCTTCATCTTCCTCTTCTACGGATTCTACGACATTGCCATGACTCCCCTTGTCGTCAGCTACACGGTCGAGATCACGCCCTACCGTTTCCGTTCCAAGGCTCTCATGCTCTTCCAGTtcgccgtctcggcctcgctcaCCTTCAACCAATACGTCAACCCCAttgcgctcgacgccatccaCTGGAAGTACTACATTGTGTTCtgcgtcttcctcgccttccagGTCTTCTACTGCTACCTCTTCGTCATCGAGACTCGTGGCCCCAACGGACCTCTCCCtctcgaggagattgccgccCTGTTCGAGGGACCTGGTCGCTACGGCTTCCAGAAGAACCCCTACGAGAACAACGCCATCGACTCGGAGTCGTTCCACGAGCACGGCtcggagaagaagcgcgacCACGTCGAGGACTCGTCGTAA